The proteins below come from a single Mytilus edulis chromosome 5, xbMytEdul2.2, whole genome shotgun sequence genomic window:
- the LOC139523696 gene encoding uncharacterized protein isoform X1 produces MSQQTLAHFVLERNIRHSPRRSPLRTLHTSLSGSDAVASPMSPDEEVIRQRGQIRTSPRKRAFQTSTPAITDIGLLDTSLDTSTTSSSGSRTPTRKSAADGVRKRLMLSTSYISSDPEDSPCPKGLTQSAAKKRKSSKGTNALPVSINKRLSALSSEQLTELLGNLINKHPDLKEEVEKSLPKPDIGHLMDNLEYFRKNIFKSLPNSRWGSSRDAFCFRRVKTHVENFKSTCISQGKQLQDAGSWEASLEYILQAWECVGNTPDWDNVAHNKSKEICFRNLATQCKKSVKESSLDKDAYVAIKDRLEEAVIINNQISPCIEIVDKKIQKIK; encoded by the exons atgtcACAGCAAACTCTTGCTCACTTCGTTTTAGAAAGAAATATTCGACATTCACCGAGGCGCTCCCCATTGCGCACTTTGCATACAAGTCTTAGTG gtAGTGATGCTGTTGCCTCTCCCATGTCACCAGATGAGGAGGTTATTAGACAAAGAGGTCAAATTAGAACCAGTCCAAGGAAAAGAGCATTCCAGACATCAACCCCTGCCATCACAGATATTG GTTTATTAGACACATCATTAGATACCAGTACTACCTCATCCAGTGGTTCACGTACACCCACACGTAAAAGTGCTGCAGATGGAGTCAGAAAAAGGCTTATGTTATCAACATCTTACATCAGCAGTGATCCAGAAGACAGTCCTTGTCCAAAG ggTTTAACACAATCAGCAGCGAAGAAGCGTAAATCTAGCAAAGGAACCAATGCATTGCCAGTTTCAATAAATAAGAGATTATCTGCCCTTAGTTCTGAACAATTAACAGAATTGCTGGGTAACCTTATAAACAAACATCCAGATTTGAAAGAG GAAGTTGAAAAAAGTTTACCTAAACCAGATATTGGACATTTGATGGACAATTTGGAGTATTttaggaaaaatatttttaagtcaTTGCCAAATTCAAGGTGGGGATCAAGTAGGGATGCATTTTGCTTTCGTAGAGTAAAAACCCATGTTGAAAACTTTAAG AGTACATGTATAAGTCAAGGTAAACAACTTCAGGATGCCGGGTCATGGGAAGCCAGTCTAGAGTACATACTTCAAGCCTGGGAGTGTGTAGGTAATACCCCTGACTGGGACAATGTAGCTCACAACAAAAGTAAAGAAATCTGCTTCCGTAACCTAGCAACACAGTGTAAGAAATCTGTCAAGGAAAGCAGTTTAGACAAGGATGCTTATGTAGCCATCAAAGACAG GTTGGAAGAGGCTGTTATAATTAACAACCAGATATCACCATGTATTGAGATAGTTGATAAGAAAATACAGAAAATTAAATAA
- the LOC139523696 gene encoding uncharacterized protein isoform X2, giving the protein MSPDEEVIRQRGQIRTSPRKRAFQTSTPAITDIGLLDTSLDTSTTSSSGSRTPTRKSAADGVRKRLMLSTSYISSDPEDSPCPKGLTQSAAKKRKSSKGTNALPVSINKRLSALSSEQLTELLGNLINKHPDLKEEVEKSLPKPDIGHLMDNLEYFRKNIFKSLPNSRWGSSRDAFCFRRVKTHVENFKSTCISQGKQLQDAGSWEASLEYILQAWECVGNTPDWDNVAHNKSKEICFRNLATQCKKSVKESSLDKDAYVAIKDRLEEAVIINNQISPCIEIVDKKIQKIK; this is encoded by the exons ATGTCACCAGATGAGGAGGTTATTAGACAAAGAGGTCAAATTAGAACCAGTCCAAGGAAAAGAGCATTCCAGACATCAACCCCTGCCATCACAGATATTG GTTTATTAGACACATCATTAGATACCAGTACTACCTCATCCAGTGGTTCACGTACACCCACACGTAAAAGTGCTGCAGATGGAGTCAGAAAAAGGCTTATGTTATCAACATCTTACATCAGCAGTGATCCAGAAGACAGTCCTTGTCCAAAG ggTTTAACACAATCAGCAGCGAAGAAGCGTAAATCTAGCAAAGGAACCAATGCATTGCCAGTTTCAATAAATAAGAGATTATCTGCCCTTAGTTCTGAACAATTAACAGAATTGCTGGGTAACCTTATAAACAAACATCCAGATTTGAAAGAG GAAGTTGAAAAAAGTTTACCTAAACCAGATATTGGACATTTGATGGACAATTTGGAGTATTttaggaaaaatatttttaagtcaTTGCCAAATTCAAGGTGGGGATCAAGTAGGGATGCATTTTGCTTTCGTAGAGTAAAAACCCATGTTGAAAACTTTAAG AGTACATGTATAAGTCAAGGTAAACAACTTCAGGATGCCGGGTCATGGGAAGCCAGTCTAGAGTACATACTTCAAGCCTGGGAGTGTGTAGGTAATACCCCTGACTGGGACAATGTAGCTCACAACAAAAGTAAAGAAATCTGCTTCCGTAACCTAGCAACACAGTGTAAGAAATCTGTCAAGGAAAGCAGTTTAGACAAGGATGCTTATGTAGCCATCAAAGACAG GTTGGAAGAGGCTGTTATAATTAACAACCAGATATCACCATGTATTGAGATAGTTGATAAGAAAATACAGAAAATTAAATAA